From Skermanella sp. TT6, a single genomic window includes:
- a CDS encoding 5-guanidino-2-oxopentanoate decarboxylase, with translation MTSRAPGGKATCGESAIRLLESYGIDTVFGIPGVHTLELYRGLPNSRIRHVTPRHEQGAGFMADGYARASGRPAACLLTTGPGLTNAATPIAQAYSDSIPMLVLSSVNDRRDLGMGRGRLHELRSQQAAIAPLCAFSHTVMDAGELPEVMARAFGVFQSARPRPVHIEIPLDVLAAPADFRTDARAVIGRPAACDSALVRAADLIAMAERPAMIVGGGARDCPKAVREFAEGVGAAVLLTGAAKGVLPDGHPLNLGSSCDHPAIVEFIERADAVVVAGSELAETDFWSGVPKFGGTLIRIDIDPAALTRDTAPDVALLGDAGSILCDLVDRLATPNPARQHAAIGAARAAATADLPPLRRLHREVLSAIRAGLPADGIVMTDMTQIAYAGNSLWPADLPRTWHHPHGYGTLGFALPASIGAKLAMPDRDVVCLIGDGGLMFTVQDLMTAVELDMPLAVVMWNNDGYGQIRDGMIQRGIPEIGVTLRNPDHHMLAKAMGCPSLRAEDPAMLAAALKEAFKRRGPTLIEVRQDRFAA, from the coding sequence GTGACCTCCAGGGCGCCAGGCGGCAAAGCGACATGCGGCGAATCGGCGATACGCCTGCTCGAATCCTACGGCATCGACACGGTGTTCGGCATACCGGGGGTCCACACGCTGGAGCTCTACCGGGGATTGCCCAACAGCCGCATCCGCCACGTCACGCCGCGGCACGAGCAGGGCGCCGGCTTCATGGCCGACGGCTATGCCCGGGCGTCGGGCCGACCTGCCGCCTGCCTTCTGACGACGGGACCCGGCCTGACCAACGCCGCGACGCCGATCGCGCAGGCCTACTCGGACAGCATCCCCATGCTGGTGCTGAGCAGCGTCAACGACCGGCGCGACCTGGGCATGGGCCGCGGGCGGCTGCACGAGCTTCGCAGCCAGCAGGCGGCGATCGCCCCGCTGTGCGCCTTCAGCCATACCGTAATGGACGCGGGCGAGTTGCCGGAGGTGATGGCCCGCGCCTTCGGCGTGTTCCAGTCCGCCCGTCCCCGCCCGGTCCATATCGAGATCCCGCTGGACGTGCTCGCTGCACCCGCCGACTTCCGCACGGATGCCCGCGCCGTCATCGGCCGCCCCGCGGCGTGCGATTCCGCCCTGGTCCGCGCCGCGGACCTGATCGCCATGGCGGAGCGGCCCGCCATGATCGTCGGGGGCGGTGCCCGCGACTGCCCCAAGGCGGTCCGCGAGTTCGCGGAGGGCGTCGGGGCCGCGGTCCTGCTGACCGGCGCCGCCAAGGGGGTCCTGCCGGACGGCCATCCGCTGAACCTGGGTTCGTCCTGCGACCATCCGGCCATCGTGGAATTCATCGAGCGCGCCGACGCGGTGGTGGTCGCCGGCTCCGAGCTGGCGGAGACGGATTTCTGGAGCGGCGTGCCGAAGTTCGGCGGGACGCTGATCCGGATCGACATCGACCCGGCCGCGCTGACCCGCGACACGGCGCCGGACGTAGCCTTGCTGGGCGACGCGGGTTCCATCCTGTGCGACCTGGTGGACCGCCTGGCGACGCCGAACCCGGCCCGCCAGCACGCCGCGATCGGCGCCGCGCGGGCCGCCGCCACCGCCGACCTGCCGCCCCTGCGCCGGCTGCATCGGGAAGTGCTGTCGGCGATCCGGGCGGGCCTGCCGGCCGACGGCATCGTCATGACCGACATGACCCAGATCGCCTATGCCGGCAACAGCCTGTGGCCGGCCGACCTGCCCCGGACGTGGCACCACCCGCACGGATACGGCACCCTGGGCTTCGCCCTGCCGGCCTCGATCGGGGCCAAGCTGGCGATGCCGGACCGCGACGTGGTCTGCCTGATCGGGGACGGCGGGTTGATGTTCACGGTGCAGGACCTGATGACGGCGGTCGAGCTCGACATGCCGCTGGCGGTCGTGATGTGGAACAACGACGGCTATGGCCAGATCCGCGACGGCATGATCCAGCGCGGCATCCCGGAGATCGGCGTCACCCTGAGGAACCCCGACCACCACATGCTGGCGAAGGCGATGGGCTGCCCCAGCCTCCGCGCGGAAGATCCGGCGATGCTGGCGGCAGCCCTGAAGGAGGCTTTCAAGCGGCGGGGACCGACCCTGATCGAGGTGAGGCAGGACCGGTTCGCCGCCTGA
- the fdh3B gene encoding formate dehydrogenase FDH3 subunit beta, with translation MARMKFLCDAERCIECNACVTACKNEHEVPWGINRRRVVTLNDGKPGERSISMACMHCTDAPCMAVCPVDCFYKTADGVVLHSKDLCIGCGYCFYACPFGAPQYPQVGNFGSRGKMDKCTFCAGGPEDDVTPVEYRKYGSNRLAEGKLPLCAEMCSTKALLAGDGDIIADIYKERVVRRGYGSGAWGWSTAYKDKASA, from the coding sequence ATGGCAAGAATGAAATTCCTGTGCGACGCCGAACGCTGCATCGAATGCAACGCCTGCGTCACGGCCTGCAAGAACGAGCACGAGGTGCCCTGGGGCATCAACCGCCGGCGCGTCGTCACCCTCAACGACGGCAAGCCGGGCGAGCGGTCGATCTCCATGGCCTGCATGCACTGCACCGACGCGCCCTGCATGGCGGTGTGCCCGGTGGACTGCTTCTACAAGACCGCCGACGGCGTGGTTCTGCACTCCAAGGACCTGTGCATCGGCTGCGGCTACTGCTTCTACGCATGCCCGTTCGGCGCGCCCCAGTACCCGCAGGTCGGCAACTTCGGCAGCCGCGGCAAGATGGACAAGTGCACCTTCTGCGCCGGCGGGCCGGAGGACGACGTCACCCCGGTGGAGTACCGGAAGTACGGCTCCAACCGCCTGGCCGAGGGCAAGCTGCCGCTCTGCGCCGAGATGTGCTCGACCAAGGCGCTGCTGGCCGGCGACGGCGACATCATCGCCGACATCTACAAGGAACGCGTCGTCCGGCGCGGTTACGGCTCCGGTGCCTGGGGCTGGTCGACCGCGTACAAGGACAAGGCGAGCGCCTAG
- a CDS encoding GNAT family N-acetyltransferase, protein MNPVAPWPAGSLRIEALGQGHDRGAFACGVDPLDRYIRQQASQDMRRVTARVFVAVSAEHPDRILGYYTLSAATIAAGDLPSDVTKRLPRYPVPAALVGRLAVDRTAARRGLGSLLLADAVKKTMLAAQTVAMTVIAVDPIDDAARRFYEAFGFRSLLGPERRMFLALPPSNNPGPEG, encoded by the coding sequence GTGAACCCGGTCGCCCCCTGGCCGGCAGGATCATTGCGAATCGAAGCGCTGGGACAGGGTCACGACCGCGGGGCCTTCGCCTGCGGCGTGGATCCGCTGGACCGCTACATCCGGCAGCAAGCATCGCAGGACATGCGGCGGGTCACGGCGCGCGTCTTCGTGGCGGTGTCCGCCGAGCATCCGGACCGCATTCTCGGCTATTATACCTTGAGCGCGGCGACCATAGCGGCCGGCGATCTACCGTCCGACGTGACGAAACGCCTGCCAAGGTATCCCGTCCCCGCAGCCCTGGTCGGACGGCTGGCCGTCGATCGAACCGCCGCACGGCGGGGTCTCGGCAGCCTGTTGCTCGCCGATGCGGTGAAGAAGACCATGCTGGCCGCGCAGACCGTGGCCATGACGGTCATAGCCGTCGATCCCATCGATGACGCGGCCCGTCGTTTCTACGAGGCGTTCGGCTTTCGATCCCTGCTGGGACCGGAACGGCGGATGTTCCTCGCTCTCCCGCCCTCGAACAATCCGGGACCCGAGGGCTGA
- a CDS encoding DUF3306 domain-containing protein — translation MTSDRDEGFLGRWARLKKRSAVPEAEPAPESVPAENAVQPAAPEEPFDPASLPALDTLDQASDYTAFLKPGVPRELRTLALRRAWVTDPAITGYKTLADYDWDFNAPGYGALRVTDDVADLARRAFGLLDPEEKPASEPQPEDPKSGPEAAPDIAPERRPEPEPEANPVLIAEAAPEPQPMPASVPEPPPVPEPEPSPSRRRRHGGAVPT, via the coding sequence ATGACGAGTGATCGCGACGAAGGCTTCCTCGGCCGCTGGGCGCGGCTGAAGAAGCGGTCGGCGGTGCCGGAGGCCGAGCCGGCCCCCGAATCCGTGCCGGCGGAGAACGCCGTCCAGCCGGCCGCGCCGGAGGAGCCGTTCGATCCGGCGTCGCTGCCCGCCCTCGACACCCTGGACCAGGCCAGCGACTACACCGCCTTCCTGAAGCCCGGCGTCCCGCGCGAGCTGCGGACCCTGGCGCTCCGGCGCGCCTGGGTGACCGACCCGGCGATCACCGGCTACAAGACGCTGGCCGACTACGATTGGGACTTCAACGCGCCGGGCTACGGCGCGCTGAGGGTGACCGACGATGTCGCCGACCTGGCGCGGCGCGCCTTCGGCCTGCTCGACCCGGAGGAGAAGCCCGCTTCCGAACCGCAGCCTGAAGACCCGAAGTCCGGGCCGGAGGCCGCCCCGGACATCGCCCCGGAGCGCCGACCGGAACCCGAACCGGAAGCGAACCCCGTCCTGATCGCCGAGGCCGCGCCCGAACCGCAGCCGATGCCCGCGTCGGTGCCCGAGCCCCCGCCGGTGCCGGAGCCTGAACCCTCGCCGTCCCGTCGGCGCCGCCATGGCGGCGCCGTCCCGACCTGA
- a CDS encoding DUF1778 domain-containing protein: MPRVAQRQDRVSLRLSPQSKQKLERAAAYLDKTLTDFVIDVALQKAETVVREHEMIALTAEEWARFQNLLLDPPDPNERLRRALAEHGRILRP; encoded by the coding sequence ATGCCACGCGTCGCCCAGCGCCAGGATCGCGTCAGTCTGCGTCTCAGTCCCCAATCCAAGCAGAAATTGGAGCGCGCCGCCGCTTATCTTGACAAGACGTTGACGGATTTCGTCATCGACGTGGCCTTGCAGAAAGCGGAAACCGTCGTGCGTGAGCACGAGATGATCGCCCTTACCGCCGAAGAATGGGCGCGCTTCCAGAACTTGCTGCTCGATCCCCCCGATCCGAACGAGCGGCTGCGGCGTGCGCTTGCCGAGCATGGGCGGATTCTTCGCCCGTGA
- a CDS encoding HpcH/HpaI aldolase/citrate lyase family protein: MSFKIVEQAPARLNRSELAVPGSSPKLFEKAARSAADVIFLDLEDAVAPDDKPQARKNIVEAINDIDWGDKTLSVRINGLDTHYMYRDVVEVLEQCGDRLDLIMIPKVGTAADVYAVDMLVTQIEAAKGRRKRIGFELIIETALGMANIDEIATASSRNESLHFGVADYAASTKAQTTGIGGPNPSYGVLTDKDGDKPRDYHWGDMWHYATARMVVAARAAGLRPVDGPFGDFSDADGYKAQGRRAAVLGCEGKWAIHPSQIGLANEVFSPSEAEITKAKRILEAMEQAQKEGRGAVALDGRLIDIASIRQAEVMVKKAEQIAGS; encoded by the coding sequence ATGAGCTTCAAGATCGTCGAACAGGCTCCGGCCCGACTCAACCGCAGCGAACTGGCGGTTCCCGGGAGCAGCCCGAAGCTGTTCGAGAAGGCCGCCAGGTCGGCAGCCGACGTCATCTTCCTGGACCTGGAGGATGCCGTGGCGCCGGACGACAAGCCGCAGGCCCGCAAGAACATCGTCGAGGCGATCAACGACATCGATTGGGGCGACAAGACCCTGTCGGTCCGCATCAACGGCCTCGACACCCATTACATGTACCGCGACGTGGTCGAAGTGCTGGAGCAGTGCGGCGACCGGCTCGATCTGATCATGATCCCCAAGGTCGGCACCGCCGCCGACGTCTACGCGGTCGACATGCTGGTCACCCAGATCGAGGCCGCCAAGGGCCGCCGGAAGCGGATCGGCTTCGAGCTGATCATCGAGACCGCGCTCGGCATGGCGAACATCGACGAGATCGCGACCGCCTCCAGTCGCAACGAGAGCCTGCATTTCGGCGTCGCCGACTATGCCGCCTCGACCAAGGCGCAGACCACCGGCATCGGCGGCCCCAACCCGTCCTACGGCGTGCTGACCGACAAGGACGGCGACAAGCCGCGCGACTATCACTGGGGCGACATGTGGCACTATGCCACCGCGCGCATGGTGGTCGCGGCCCGCGCCGCCGGCCTGCGCCCGGTCGACGGCCCGTTCGGCGACTTCTCCGATGCCGACGGCTACAAGGCCCAGGGCCGGCGCGCCGCCGTGCTCGGCTGCGAGGGCAAGTGGGCGATCCACCCCTCCCAGATCGGTCTGGCCAACGAGGTGTTCAGCCCGTCCGAGGCCGAGATCACCAAGGCCAAGCGCATCCTGGAAGCGATGGAGCAGGCCCAGAAGGAAGGCCGGGGCGCCGTGGCCCTGGACGGCCGCCTGATCGACATCGCCTCGATCCGGCAGGCGGAGGTGATGGTCAAGAAGGCCGAGCAGATCGCCGGCTCGTAA
- a CDS encoding molecular chaperone — protein sequence MSADIDEGDLLRAQCYGLLAQLLVRPPAQDLLTRVAALRGDDTAFGKALSRLASAAAESDAVTAEREYFALFIGVARGELVPYASYYLTGFLNEKPLARLRADMQGFGIARRADMSEPEDHIASICEMMAGLILGSFGAPADLATQRRFHDRHIAPWAARFFEDVEKARSAVLYRPVGEVGRLFVAIEAEAFSMSA from the coding sequence TTGAGCGCTGACATCGACGAAGGTGACCTGCTGCGGGCGCAGTGCTACGGCCTGCTCGCCCAACTTCTGGTCCGCCCTCCGGCGCAGGACCTCCTGACGCGCGTGGCGGCGCTCCGGGGGGACGACACGGCCTTCGGCAAGGCCCTGTCCCGGCTGGCCTCGGCCGCCGCCGAAAGCGATGCGGTCACCGCCGAGCGGGAGTATTTCGCGCTCTTCATCGGCGTCGCGCGGGGTGAACTGGTGCCCTATGCCTCCTACTACCTGACGGGCTTCCTCAACGAGAAGCCGCTGGCCCGCCTGCGAGCCGACATGCAGGGCTTCGGCATCGCACGCCGGGCCGACATGTCGGAGCCGGAGGACCATATCGCCTCCATCTGCGAGATGATGGCCGGCCTGATCCTGGGCAGCTTCGGCGCGCCGGCCGATCTGGCCACCCAGCGCCGCTTCCACGACCGGCACATCGCTCCCTGGGCCGCCCGCTTCTTCGAGGACGTGGAGAAGGCCCGGTCGGCGGTGCTATACCGGCCCGTGGGGGAGGTCGGGCGGCTCTTCGTCGCGATCGAGGCCGAAGCCTTCAGCATGTCCGCCTGA
- a CDS encoding acetyl-CoA carboxylase carboxyltransferase subunit alpha encodes MQTFLEFEKPIAELEGKIEELRHLTDTGDINIAEEVSKLQSKVDKLLRQTYAKLAPAQKVQVARHPNRPHCMDYIDGLVEDFTPLAGDRGFAEDRAVIGGIGRFRGRSVMVIGQEKGHDTESRVRHNFGMAKPEGYRKAIRLMELADRFKLPVITLVDTAGAYPGVGAEERGQAEAIAKSIDTCLRLKVPMVATVIGEGGSGGAIALAAADRVMMLEHAIYSVISPEGCASILWRTNTAAAEAAAALRLTAQDLKDLGVIDRVIAEPIGGAHRDRDEIMTAVGNAIEDCLDELRGLDGGALRLKRRDKFLEMGQKGLS; translated from the coding sequence ATGCAGACCTTTCTTGAATTTGAAAAGCCGATCGCGGAACTCGAAGGCAAGATCGAGGAGCTGCGGCACCTGACCGATACCGGCGACATCAACATCGCCGAGGAAGTCTCCAAGCTCCAGTCCAAGGTCGACAAGCTGCTGCGCCAGACCTACGCCAAGCTCGCGCCGGCGCAGAAGGTCCAGGTTGCACGCCACCCCAACCGGCCGCACTGCATGGACTATATCGACGGCTTGGTGGAGGACTTCACGCCGCTCGCGGGCGACCGCGGCTTCGCCGAGGACCGCGCCGTCATCGGCGGCATCGGGCGGTTCCGGGGCCGTTCCGTCATGGTGATCGGCCAGGAGAAGGGCCACGATACCGAAAGCCGCGTCCGGCACAATTTCGGCATGGCGAAGCCCGAAGGCTACCGCAAGGCGATCCGCCTGATGGAGCTTGCCGACCGCTTCAAGCTGCCGGTCATCACCCTGGTCGATACCGCGGGGGCCTATCCCGGCGTCGGCGCCGAGGAGCGGGGCCAGGCCGAGGCCATCGCCAAGTCGATCGACACCTGCCTGAGGCTGAAGGTGCCGATGGTCGCCACGGTGATCGGCGAGGGCGGCTCCGGCGGGGCCATCGCGCTGGCCGCCGCCGACCGGGTCATGATGCTTGAGCACGCAATCTATTCGGTCATCTCGCCGGAAGGCTGCGCCTCGATCCTGTGGCGGACCAACACGGCGGCGGCGGAAGCCGCGGCGGCGCTCAGGCTGACCGCCCAGGACCTGAAGGACCTCGGCGTGATCGACCGCGTGATCGCGGAGCCGATCGGCGGCGCCCACCGCGACCGGGACGAGATCATGACCGCCGTCGGCAACGCCATAGAGGACTGCCTGGACGAGCTCCGCGGCCTGGACGGCGGCGCCCTGCGCCTGAAGCGGCGCGACAAGTTCCTGGAAATGGGCCAGAAGGGCCTCTCCTGA
- a CDS encoding formate dehydrogenase subunit alpha, whose amino-acid sequence MLVKRGSAKAPGPQSAGTRRSGILSAAAASAQAPVDRRTFLKRSGLAAGGLAAAGTLTFGTVRRAEAGPTTPGVEIVRKKSICTHCSVGCSVTAEVQNGVWVGQEPAWDSPINNGTHCAKGASVRELVHGDRRLKYPMKLENGEWKRLSWTQAIDEIGARLLEIREKSGPESVFWLGSAKFSNEGAYLFRKMAAFWGTNTVDHQARICHSTTVAGVANTWGYGAMTNSYNDIHNAKAILIIGGNPAEAHPVSLQHVLRGKEVNRAHMIVVDPRFTRTAAHATEYVRLRPGTDIPLVWGMLWHIFENGWEDKDYIAKRVFGMDKIRAEVAKWDPAEVERVTGVPGAQVRKVAEIMAKNRPSTLIWCMGVTQHTVGTANVRALSILQLALGNIGVEGGGANIFRGHCNVQGATDFGLDVTSLPAYYGLTEGAWKHWCRVWGVDYEWMKGRFVSQKFMETKGIPTTRWFDAVLAKPDEIEQPAPVKAMMVFGHGGNTVTRMPEMRKGLEALDLLVVADPHPTTFASVSGRKDGTYLLPICTQFEAEGSRTASNRSIQWGDRVVDPIFESKNDYDVMYALAARLGFADEMFKRIKVVNGVPDPEDILREINSGSLSTGYSGQSPERLKLHMQHQADFDRTTLKASSGPCAGEYYGLPWPCWGTPEMKHPGTHVLYDTSKHVLEGGGTFRARFGVEKDGATLLAEGSWSKGSEIEDGYPEFTYGMLKKLGWDADLADAERATIEKIGGANPDGVSWATDLSCGIIRVALKHGCSPFGNAKARAVAWNLPDPVPVHREPIYTSRRDLVEKYPTLDDRRDFRLAHLGKTVQARDVTKDFPIILTSGRLVEYEGGGEETRSNKWLAELQQEMFVEVNTQDAARLGVKDGAMVWVHGPEGNGKAKVKALVTDRVGPGVAFMPFHFAGFWDGESQRGAYPPGTDPIVLGHSVNALTTYGYDPVTYMQETKCTLCRIVAA is encoded by the coding sequence ATGTTGGTCAAGAGAGGTTCAGCGAAGGCGCCGGGTCCGCAGTCGGCCGGAACGCGCCGGTCCGGCATCCTGTCGGCAGCGGCGGCGTCGGCGCAGGCGCCGGTCGACCGCCGCACCTTCCTCAAGCGCTCCGGCCTGGCGGCCGGCGGGCTCGCGGCGGCGGGCACCCTGACGTTCGGCACGGTCCGCAGGGCCGAGGCCGGCCCGACCACGCCGGGCGTCGAGATCGTCCGCAAGAAGAGCATCTGCACCCACTGCTCGGTCGGCTGCTCGGTCACCGCCGAGGTGCAGAACGGCGTCTGGGTCGGCCAGGAGCCGGCCTGGGACAGCCCCATCAACAACGGCACCCACTGCGCCAAGGGCGCCTCGGTGCGCGAGCTGGTCCACGGCGACCGCCGCCTGAAATACCCGATGAAGCTGGAGAACGGGGAGTGGAAGCGCCTCTCCTGGACCCAGGCGATCGACGAGATCGGGGCCAGGCTGCTGGAGATCCGCGAGAAGTCGGGGCCGGAATCGGTGTTCTGGCTGGGCTCGGCCAAGTTCTCCAACGAGGGCGCCTACCTGTTCCGCAAGATGGCGGCGTTCTGGGGCACCAACACGGTCGACCACCAGGCGCGCATCTGCCACAGCACCACGGTCGCGGGCGTCGCGAACACGTGGGGCTACGGCGCCATGACCAACAGCTACAACGACATCCACAACGCCAAGGCGATCCTGATCATCGGCGGCAACCCGGCGGAGGCCCATCCCGTGTCGCTGCAGCACGTGCTGCGCGGGAAGGAGGTCAACCGGGCCCACATGATCGTGGTCGATCCGCGCTTCACGCGCACGGCGGCCCACGCGACCGAATATGTGCGGCTGCGCCCCGGCACGGATATCCCGCTGGTCTGGGGCATGCTCTGGCACATCTTCGAGAACGGCTGGGAGGACAAGGACTACATCGCCAAGCGCGTCTTCGGCATGGACAAGATCCGCGCCGAGGTCGCGAAGTGGGACCCGGCGGAGGTCGAGCGCGTCACCGGCGTGCCCGGCGCGCAGGTCCGCAAGGTCGCCGAGATCATGGCGAAGAACCGGCCGTCCACGCTGATCTGGTGCATGGGCGTGACCCAGCACACCGTCGGCACCGCCAACGTCCGCGCGCTCAGCATCCTCCAGCTGGCATTGGGCAACATCGGCGTCGAGGGGGGAGGGGCCAACATCTTCCGCGGCCACTGCAACGTGCAGGGCGCCACCGACTTCGGCCTCGACGTCACCTCGCTGCCGGCCTATTACGGCCTGACCGAAGGCGCCTGGAAGCACTGGTGCCGGGTCTGGGGCGTCGATTACGAGTGGATGAAGGGCCGCTTCGTCTCCCAGAAGTTCATGGAAACGAAGGGCATCCCGACCACCCGCTGGTTCGACGCCGTGCTGGCCAAGCCGGACGAGATCGAGCAGCCCGCGCCCGTCAAGGCCATGATGGTGTTCGGCCACGGCGGCAACACCGTGACCCGCATGCCGGAGATGCGGAAAGGGCTTGAGGCGCTGGACCTGCTGGTCGTCGCCGATCCGCACCCGACCACCTTCGCCTCCGTCAGCGGACGCAAGGACGGGACATACCTGCTGCCGATCTGCACCCAGTTCGAGGCCGAGGGCTCGCGCACCGCGTCCAACCGCTCGATCCAGTGGGGCGACCGCGTCGTCGATCCGATCTTCGAGTCGAAGAACGACTACGACGTGATGTACGCGCTGGCGGCCCGGCTCGGCTTCGCCGACGAGATGTTCAAGCGCATCAAGGTCGTCAACGGCGTGCCCGACCCGGAGGACATCCTGCGGGAGATCAACTCCGGCTCGCTGTCGACGGGTTATTCCGGCCAGTCGCCGGAGCGTCTGAAGCTCCATATGCAGCACCAGGCCGACTTCGACCGGACCACGCTGAAGGCGTCGTCCGGCCCGTGCGCCGGCGAGTATTACGGCCTGCCCTGGCCGTGCTGGGGCACACCGGAGATGAAGCACCCCGGCACCCACGTCCTGTACGACACCTCCAAGCACGTGCTGGAGGGCGGCGGCACCTTCCGCGCCCGCTTCGGGGTGGAGAAGGACGGCGCCACCCTGCTGGCCGAGGGCTCCTGGTCCAAGGGGTCGGAGATCGAGGACGGCTATCCCGAGTTCACCTACGGGATGCTGAAGAAGCTGGGCTGGGACGCCGACCTGGCCGACGCGGAGCGGGCGACCATCGAGAAGATCGGTGGCGCCAACCCCGACGGGGTGAGCTGGGCGACCGACCTGTCCTGCGGCATCATCCGGGTGGCGCTGAAGCATGGCTGCTCGCCGTTCGGCAATGCCAAGGCCCGGGCGGTCGCCTGGAACCTGCCGGACCCCGTGCCGGTCCACCGCGAGCCGATCTACACCTCCCGGCGCGACCTGGTCGAGAAATACCCGACCCTGGACGACCGCCGCGACTTCCGCCTGGCCCACCTGGGCAAGACGGTGCAGGCCCGCGACGTCACCAAGGACTTCCCGATCATCCTGACCTCCGGCCGCCTGGTCGAGTACGAGGGCGGCGGCGAGGAGACCCGGTCCAACAAGTGGCTGGCCGAGCTTCAGCAGGAGATGTTCGTCGAGGTCAATACCCAGGACGCGGCGCGTCTGGGCGTCAAGGACGGCGCCATGGTCTGGGTCCACGGTCCGGAAGGCAACGGCAAGGCCAAGGTCAAGGCGCTGGTCACCGACCGCGTCGGCCCGGGAGTCGCCTTCATGCCCTTCCACTTCGCGGGCTTCTGGGACGGCGAGAGCCAGCGCGGGGCCTATCCGCCGGGGACCGACCCGATCGTGCTCGGCCACTCGGTGAATGCGCTGACGACCTACGGGTACGACCCGGTCACCTACATGCAGGAGACCAAATGTACCCTGTGTCGGATTGTTGCGGCTTGA
- a CDS encoding MAPEG family protein, producing MLDRRHLISVAGVVFGTALAWGGLALFRPGPAAGPAPAADGLAIAAGLLVWPALLLLLMVLTVALARFATAAFDPLKDPESRFQRRAQRALSNSVEQTAIFVPAMLSAAALAAPGDIRLAGVVTGLFCVSRLLFWVGYLIHPYLRAPGMIMTLNVNAAIVGYALYQVLG from the coding sequence GTGCTCGACCGTCGCCACCTGATCTCGGTAGCCGGGGTCGTCTTCGGGACGGCTCTGGCCTGGGGCGGCCTCGCGCTCTTCCGGCCCGGACCCGCGGCCGGCCCCGCCCCTGCGGCCGACGGGTTGGCCATTGCCGCCGGCTTGCTGGTCTGGCCGGCGCTCCTGCTGCTCCTGATGGTTCTCACGGTCGCCCTGGCCCGGTTCGCCACCGCCGCGTTCGATCCTCTGAAGGACCCGGAAAGCCGGTTCCAGCGGCGCGCCCAGCGGGCCCTGTCCAACTCGGTCGAGCAAACCGCGATCTTCGTGCCGGCGATGCTTTCCGCCGCGGCGCTGGCCGCTCCCGGCGATATCCGCCTCGCCGGCGTCGTGACCGGACTCTTCTGCGTGTCCCGCCTGTTGTTCTGGGTCGGATACCTGATCCATCCCTATCTGCGGGCACCGGGAATGATCATGACGCTCAACGTCAATGCCGCTATCGTCGGCTATGCGCTCTATCAGGTCCTGGGATAA
- a CDS encoding formate dehydrogenase subunit gamma, producing the protein MSMMTLGFGRALRLAALTLLLLVPAAGAGAQTTANQTAAPIPPGPNALTGPDISNEQLLFQQLQGGFQGRVSIPDRKSATLIQPEGREWREFRQGALKTVAAVLLLGSLAGLVVFYMVRGKIRIDAGPSRFRVQRFNGFERFAHWITAVSFLVLALTGLNLVFGRYILIPLLGPEAFTTLTIYGKLAHNFLSFPFVLGIVLMLLVWVRHNIPDRTDIAWIKAAGGLFAKGKHPAAKKFNAGQKVIFWMVVAGGGVVAASGYVLLFPFYVTDVAGMQLAHLVHAVLSVLLIAGIIGHIYIGSVGMEGAFDAMGSGQVDVNWAREHHSLWLEEEARKGRAPQAPAVGHRAPAE; encoded by the coding sequence ATGTCCATGATGACTCTCGGGTTCGGGCGCGCCCTGCGCCTTGCCGCGCTGACGCTCCTGCTGCTGGTTCCGGCGGCCGGGGCGGGCGCCCAAACGACGGCCAATCAAACCGCGGCACCGATCCCGCCGGGGCCGAACGCCCTGACCGGCCCCGACATCAGCAACGAGCAGCTGCTGTTCCAGCAACTCCAGGGTGGCTTCCAGGGCCGCGTCAGCATCCCGGACCGGAAGTCGGCCACGCTGATCCAGCCGGAAGGCCGCGAGTGGCGGGAGTTCCGCCAGGGCGCGCTGAAGACCGTCGCGGCGGTGCTGCTGCTGGGCAGCCTCGCCGGGCTGGTGGTCTTCTACATGGTCCGAGGCAAGATCCGGATCGACGCCGGGCCGTCCCGCTTCCGGGTGCAGCGGTTCAACGGGTTCGAGCGGTTCGCTCACTGGATCACGGCCGTCAGCTTCCTGGTGCTGGCGCTGACCGGCCTCAACCTGGTGTTCGGCCGCTACATCCTGATCCCGCTGCTGGGGCCGGAGGCGTTCACCACCCTCACCATCTACGGCAAGCTGGCGCATAACTTCCTCAGCTTCCCGTTCGTCCTCGGCATCGTCCTGATGCTGCTGGTCTGGGTCCGCCACAACATCCCGGACCGCACCGACATCGCCTGGATCAAGGCGGCCGGGGGCCTGTTCGCCAAGGGCAAGCACCCCGCGGCGAAGAAGTTCAACGCCGGCCAGAAGGTGATCTTCTGGATGGTGGTGGCGGGCGGCGGCGTGGTGGCGGCCAGCGGCTACGTGCTGCTGTTCCCGTTCTACGTCACCGACGTGGCCGGCATGCAGCTCGCCCATCTGGTCCACGCCGTGCTGTCGGTGCTGCTGATCGCCGGCATCATCGGCCACATCTATATCGGCTCGGTCGGCATGGAAGGCGCCTTCGACGCCATGGGCAGCGGCCAGGTGGACGTCAACTGGGCGCGGGAGCACCACAGCCTCTGGCTGGAGGAGGAAGCCCGCAAGGGCCGCGCGCCGCAGGCCCCCGCCGTCGGTCACCGAGCGCCGGCGGAGTAA